One stretch of Hevea brasiliensis isolate MT/VB/25A 57/8 chromosome 12, ASM3005281v1, whole genome shotgun sequence DNA includes these proteins:
- the LOC110643521 gene encoding lysine histidine transporter-like 5 gives MSNPQISSMENNENGATEINTRENIESGTTDHEATTITTEHKGPDPNSWLPVTASREAKWWYSTFHNVTAMVGAGVLGLPFAMSQLGWIPGTIGIFLSWLITFYSLWQLVELHEVVPGRRFDRYPELGQYAFGEKLGYWIIMPQQTLVQVASTIVYNVTGGKSLKKFVDLVIPCLSNIKQTYFILMFICVQFVLSQTPNFNALKGVSLLAALMSFCYSMVAFVASTVRGSQHHPTSYGVRSHTTAGIIFNALNGIGTIAFAYAGHSVVLEIQATIPSTPQNPSKKPMWKGVVLAYIIVIICYISVAVSGFWAFGDLVEDDVLISLEKPRWLIAAANLMVFFHVIGSYQVFAMPVFDMIESYLVLRRNFTPGRPLRLIARSAFVALSGFIGICVPFFGGLLGFFGGLVFASTSYFIPCIMWLVIHKPKRWSFHWFASWISIIIGVLIAMLSPIGGLRQIIISAKTYKVFS, from the exons ATGTCCAACCCACAGATTTCTTCCATG GAAAACAATGAGAATGGAGCTACTGAAATTAATACGAGAGAAAATATTGAGAGTGGAACTACTGATCATGAAGCTACCACAATAACAACTGAACATAAAGGGCCAGACCCGAATAGCTGGTTACCTGTGACAGCATCTAGGGAAGCCAAGTGGTGGTACTCAACTTTCCATAATGTAACAGCTATGGTGGGTGCTGGGGTTCTAGGCCTACCATTCGCAATGTCTCAACTTGGATG GATCCCTGGAACCATTGGAATATTTCTTTCATGGTTGATCACTTTCTACTCACTGTGGCAACTTGTGGAACTGCACGAAGTGGTGCCTGGAAGGCGTTTCGATCGATACCCAGAACTTGGGCAGTATGCTTTTGGAGAAAAACTTGGGTATTGGATAATCATGCCTCAACAAACGCTTGTTCAGGTGGCTAGTACCATAGTTTACAATGTAACTGGAGGGAAATCTTTGAAGAAGTTCGTGGACCTGGTCATTCCATGCCTCTCTAATATCAAACAAACATATTTTATCCTCATGTTTATTTGTGTGCAATTTGTGCTCTCTCAAACTCCCAATTTTAATGCACTTAAAGGAGTTTCCTTACTTGCAGCACTCATGTCTTTCTG CTATTCAATGGTGGCTTTTGTCGCATCAACAGTTAGGGGTAGCCAACACCATCCAACAAGCTATGGAGTTCGATCTCATACAACTGCAGGCATAATCTTTAATGCTCTGAATGGGATTGGAACTATAGCATTTGCTTATGCAGGGCACAGTGTGGTTCTAGAGATTCAAGCTACAATTCCATCAACTCCACAGAACCCTTCCAAAAAGCCCATGTGGAAAGGTGTCGTTCTTGCTTATATCATCGTTATCATTTGCTATATTTCAGTTGCTGTTTCTGGCTTTTGGGCTTTTGGGGATCTCGTAGAGGATGATGTTCTTATTTCACTTGAAAAGCCCCGCTGGCTTATCGCTGCTGCTAATCTCATGGTGTTCTTCCATGTCATAGGAAGCTACCAG GTTTTTGCCATGCCAGTGTTTGATATGATCGAGTCATATTTGGTTCTAAGGAGGAATTTTACTCCTGGAAGACCTCTTCGCCTTATTGCTCGAAGTGCATTCGTAG CTTTGTCAGGATTTATAGGGATTTGCGTTCCATTTTTTGGAGGACTACTTGGATTTTTTGGGGGACTTGTTTTCGCATCAACTTCATATTTT ATTCCATGCATCATGTGGCTGGTCATCCACAAACCAAAGAGATGGAGTTTTCATTGGTTCGCATCATGG ATTTCAATCATTATTGGCGTTCTAATAGCAATGCTTTCACCTATAGGAGGACTACGACAAATTATTATTTCAGCCAAAACATACAAGGTTTTCTCTTAG